The genomic window CGACGGCGACGTAGGTGCCCACCGTCGCTCCACCAGGGGTGAGCTGGGTCGACGCACCGACACCGACGAGCACGGTGAGGCCCACGCCGGCGGCGTACGCGTGCCAGCCGTACGTCCAGCGGTCGGCTGTCGCGAGCGCCGCGCAGGTGACGGCCAGCAGCCCCACCATGATCGCCACGCCGGTCGGGCTCAGCGAGGCGTAACGCTCCACGTCGGCCAGCCCGAGTTCCAGCACGTCCTCGCGGGGCTCACTCGCCCGGCCCCACGGGAGCACCAGCGACGCGGCCGTGAGCGCGAGCCCGACGGCGCCGAGCGCACGGACGTCGGCGCCGTCGGCCTTCGAGCGGTCGAGCCGGTCACGGAGCTCCGTGACCCGCGCGGCGGCGGCCTGGAGCCGTTCGGCGAGCGCGGGAACGCGCGGGTCATCACTCATCGGCCGACATCCGCACCCGGACGACGCCGGCGGCGCCCGCGAGATAGACCGTGTCACCGTCGACGGCCACGTCGACGGGGCGCCCGATGCTGCCGGTGCCGGGATCGGCGTCCACTCCCCCGCCGATCGGGCCGGCCGTGCCGTCGCCGGCCGCGACGTCGGTGCCACCGGTGGGTCGCACCCGCAGCAGCAGGCCGGCCAGGTCCCCTTGTGGCAGGGCGTACACCGTGCCGTCTCCCGCGACGCCGAAGTCGGTGACGCCGACGTCAGGACGGTCGTCGGGGTTGCCGGACAGCGTGGGGACGACCTGGTACGGCGGTAGCACCGCACTGCTGCGCCGGGTGATCACCGGCTCGGGCTCGGCCCCGTCACCGGACAGCCGGTACACCCCGCTCTCGGAGCCGGTGGGGCGGAGTCCGTACCACTGGTCGCCCTCACCCCGGACGAGTGCGCTGAAGTCCCCGTCCCACGGGAGCCGGTCGAGCTTCGTGCCGTCGAGCCGGAACGTCTCGGATCCCGACGAGAACACGACGGTGCGATCGCGGGCGTCGTATGCCGCCCCCGAGACTCCCTCGCCGCGGAGCGGGAGCCCGGTGTCGAACGACTCGCCCGCATTGCTCGTGACCAGCGGTTCGACGTCGCCGCGCCGGTCCACGAGGAAGAGCACGGCGCCGTCCGGATCTCCCCCGGAGTACCCGCACCACACGAGCAGTTGGTCACCTGCCGGGGCGATGCCGCCGATCTCGGCGTCCGCCGGCGGCTCGAACACCCGGCGGCCGCGCCCGCCGGAGGAGACGTACACGGCCTCGTCGGTGGCGTATGCGAATCTCTCGCGACCGAGCGACGCCACGTGCAGTGCCGGCGCCTCGGTCAGCCGGGTCACGTCGTCGACCTGGCCGGGAGCGACGACCTCACGGCACGCGCCGGGAGTCACGCGTCCTGCCGCGCTCGACGGGATGCGGTAGACCTCGCCGGTACCCATGGCGGACGCGTACGCGTTGCCGGCGGCGTCGGTGGTGAGGGCCTGCGACGGCAGGAAGCCGGGATCGAGCTCGGCCAGGCCGCCGTCCGCCCGCAGCACCCGCAGCCGTACCTGCCCCCGGAATCCGAGCTGCTCCCTCGACCTGGTCTCGGCCACCAGGACCGAGCCGTCGGGCCTGGCCAGCATCGCGGTAACGGGTCCCACGTACGAGTCGACCGCGCTGCCGGTCGCGCAGGCGGGATCGAGTGGTCCGCCGGCCACGGTGTCGATGGTGCCGTCGGGGTCGATCGCGCGGATGCGACGGTTGCCGCTGTCGGCGACGTAGACGGTGCCGTCTCCGGTCACGGTGAGGGCGCTCGGCTCGTCCAGCATGGCCTCCGTCGCGGGCCCGCCGTCACCGGCGAACCCGGCCGCGCCGGTGCCGGCCACCACCCGCAGGTCGTTGTCGCCCACCCGGCCGGCCCGCACGGCGCCGGCGTCGAGGGCGTAGACGCGGTTGTCGTCGGTCGCGACGTAGACGGTGCCGTCGGCTGCGACGGCGAGGTCGTACATGGTGCCGACGGTCTCGCTGGTCAGCACACTGCGGACCGCGCCCGACCGCCGTTCGTAACTGAAGAGGTCGTCGTGGCCCTGGCCGAGCACCCGCCCGTCGCCGGTGGCGACGAGACGCCGGGGTATCGGCACGTCCTCACCGGCGGGTGCCGGCCAGAGGCGCAGGCGGCCGCTGCGACCGACCTCGACGATGCGAGTCGACTGCGCGATCAGCAGGTCACCCGACGGCTCGACCGCCATGGGCGAGGCCGGCCGCAGCTGCGCGCGCGTGGCGGGCCCGCCGAGCACCCCGCGTGCCGAGTCGGACCTCGCGCCCGCGACCTTGACGACCTCGTCGGCGGGCGGCTGCTCGTCCGTCGCCGTGAGGAAGGAGACGGCCGACCCCGCACCCACGCCGACGACGACCGCCAGCGTGCCCCCGAGCAGAGATCGGCGCCAGGTCACGAGCCGTCCTCCGAAGCGAGCATCGCAGCGGTCCGAAGCGCACACCTCAGCCACCCACCCAGCGAGCGAGGAGCGGAACGGAGGAGGACAGCGGGGAACACAGTCACGAGCCGTCCTCCGAAGCGAGCATCGCAGCGGTCCGAAGCGCACACCTCAGCCACCCACCCAGCGAGCGAGGAGCGGAACGGAGGAGGACGGCGGGGAACACAGTCACGGGACCCTCGCCGCCCAGAACCCGAACCGGGTGGCCGCGAGTGCGCCGCACCCGGCGAGGACCAGCGACAGGGCGAGGCCGGCGTAGAGACCCGCGGCCGGGCCCGCGACGCCGCTGATCGCCGACGAGGAGTCGACCACGCGCCACCACGACCAGCCCGTGGCCGCCGCGAGTGCGAGGCCGGCGCCGGTCACCGCCCAGGCCATGGTCGCGCCGACGTCGCGGAGCGTGAGCGCGACGGCGACGATGACGACCGTGACCACGTACAGCAGCCGGAACGCGACGGTGCCGTCGGTGTGCAGGCCGAACGCGACGCCGGCGAGGTCGGCGTTCTCGAAGCGCGCCCACGGCAGCAGCAGGGTGACGCCGTCGGCGACGAGGACCGCGAGGGTGAGCCACCACAGCCAGACGCGCCGGGGCAGGGCGGCCACGCGTCCCTCCAGCTCGGCGACGTCGTGCTCGACCTGCTGGACGAGCTGCGCGAGCCGGGTGACGGTGGGCTCGTCGTCGGAGACGGAGTGCTCACTCATGGCGATCCTCGACCGGTAGGTGGGCGGAGAGGTCGGCACGGCCTCCGGTGGCACGGACGCGGGCGTCGCCGAGTGCCGTGTGCCAGTCGAGGCGACCGGTGGCCAGCAGCAGCCAGGTCACGGGATCGGTCTCGACGACGTTCGGCGGCGTGCCGCGGGTGTGACGGGGGCCTGCGACGCACTGCACGGCGACGTACGGCGGGACGCGCAGCTCCACGGACCTCCCCGGTGCCCGCCTGGCCAGCGTGCGGGCGAGATGGCGGACGGCCGCCGCGAGATCGGCCCGCGCCGGCTCCTCGTCCGCGTCGAGCGCCGCGACGACCCGATGCACCGTGGCATCGAGGTCGACCGCAGGCTGACTCGGCATGAGGACAGTTTATGGCGTGCGTGCGCGGCGACGACGGCTTCACCTCACGGACCCGGACCTCACCTCGTCCCTGCACGAGGTGAAGTCCCCGTTGATCACGTCAACCACTGGGGGACCCTGGCGGGCCATCCCCTACGGGTGAAAAGTAGGGGGTGGCCCGCGGTGTCCCTGGCGACGGCGTGATCACAACGGTGCGGTAGAGCCCGCACGTCA from Streptosporangiales bacterium includes these protein-coding regions:
- a CDS encoding PQQ-binding-like beta-propeller repeat protein, yielding MTWRRSLLGGTLAVVVGVGAGSAVSFLTATDEQPPADEVVKVAGARSDSARGVLGGPATRAQLRPASPMAVEPSGDLLIAQSTRIVEVGRSGRLRLWPAPAGEDVPIPRRLVATGDGRVLGQGHDDLFSYERRSGAVRSVLTSETVGTMYDLAVAADGTVYVATDDNRVYALDAGAVRAGRVGDNDLRVVAGTGAAGFAGDGGPATEAMLDEPSALTVTGDGTVYVADSGNRRIRAIDPDGTIDTVAGGPLDPACATGSAVDSYVGPVTAMLARPDGSVLVAETRSREQLGFRGQVRLRVLRADGGLAELDPGFLPSQALTTDAAGNAYASAMGTGEVYRIPSSAAGRVTPGACREVVAPGQVDDVTRLTEAPALHVASLGRERFAYATDEAVYVSSGGRGRRVFEPPADAEIGGIAPAGDQLLVWCGYSGGDPDGAVLFLVDRRGDVEPLVTSNAGESFDTGLPLRGEGVSGAAYDARDRTVVFSSGSETFRLDGTKLDRLPWDGDFSALVRGEGDQWYGLRPTGSESGVYRLSGDGAEPEPVITRRSSAVLPPYQVVPTLSGNPDDRPDVGVTDFGVAGDGTVYALPQGDLAGLLLRVRPTGGTDVAAGDGTAGPIGGGVDADPGTGSIGRPVDVAVDGDTVYLAGAAGVVRVRMSADE